GAATCAGTCTTCCTTACTGTTATAAAGCGGGAAACTTTGCTCGACTGTTGCCTTTTTAAAACTGACTCATTCTTGTTACAGACTGGTGCACTGGAGGGACAGCACTTCAGGAAGACAGGTATACTGGTGTCTCTGAGTGAGCAGCAGTTGGTCGACTGCTCTGGCGCTTATGGAAACGAGGGTTGCAATGGAGGCTGGATGGACTCTGCTTTCCGGTACATCGAAGCCAATGGAGGAATTGACACTGAGGCATCCTACCCTTATGAGGCTGAGGTAAATAGAAAGCAGTATGTCAAAAACATAACACACCAAATCTCTTGTCGATCTAAATAATTTCTCAATTAGGACTGGTTATGTCGCTACAACCCTGCAAGTGTTGGAGCCACGTGCAGTGGCTATGTTGATGTGAATAAATATGATGAAGAAGCCCTGAAGGAGGCTGTGGCCACCATCGGACCGGTTTCTGTAGCCATTGATGCTTCCCATGCATCCTTCCAGTTCTATACATCAGGTGCAGACATTGAAACATTGTTTCGAAAGATTTCTTCAAATAGTATAAGAAATGtgaagtgttttatttgttctttacaCCTGTCGGTCTAATTCACCTGTATTTAAAGGAGTGTATGATGAACCTGGGTGCAGCAGCATAGAATTGGACCATGGTGTGCTGGCTGTGGGTTATGGTACTGAGAATGGACATGACTACTGGCTGGTCAAGAACAGGTAAATACCCACAGGTGATGGTCATATTTGAATTCATGCACTCCTCCTATCATTTTTTGAGTGCTGAAGCACAGCTGCATATAAAGGCATCTTATTTGTGGTTTCACAACGTAATACATATCATTATGTCGCTGCATGCTGTTCAACTATTAGTGTGAACATAACTGAGTTTTACCTGCTAAATGttgttattttctgtctttctgtagCTGGGGTCGTGGATGGGGAGAGATGGGATACATTAAGATGAGCAGGAACAAACACAACCAGTGTGGGATTGCTAGTGCAGCAAGCTACCCTCTGGTCTGAAGAGGTGGAAACAAACTCAGCTacatttgtttttccatttgaaCAAAATGTACACATGTTAATCTTAAACATTTGTTTacttaaacatttaagatttatCCAATTCAGGTTAGTTTTAGTTTAGGATTTTCCTCAATGTGGTCGAAATGTATAATTATAcgtacaaaaagaaaataaaagttgtgttGGAAATACATTTTCTTCTGGTGTTTAACTGAATCACCTTTATATATGCAGGTAACAAACACatgtaaagaaataaaatttcacactgtgtgtttcattttgtttttcgtGTGTAGCTTAATAAGTAGATAAATTTACTGTGAGAACAGATTTTATGTTTCCAAGAGAATAAAGATGACTGAGTAACCCCCAGCTTATCCTTTAAATGGataatatttttgtttcattgaGAAACATTTTGACAATAGTTATACCATACCAGCTTTATACAGAAAGCACTTTAACATAAAACCAGGGTTCACAAAGGGCtgtatatatacaaatagcataaacacagtaaaatacaataagataaaataaaataaataactaaatcgataaaataaagcaaaacatgttaaaacaagTTGACAAGCAttaagagatttaaaaacaaattaaagaaCTGCAGCACAACCTGCAGACACCTAATGGATGCATGACATAATTGCCATTGAATGatgcaaaacattaaaatgattaaaagatGCAAAACATTAAGTAAAGCACATTTGGCTCTTCCTTTTCGGAATAAAAGTTAGTACATGTCAAAGGTCAGTCATGACAGGATTTCTATTCATTCTTTGTCATTTGGAAAGATAATTATGACAATTTTCACTATTGGGTCACATTATATATATCCAATAATttactttaattaaaataaacattacatatatttattcatacttttttgtcacttttccTGAGAAATCACATGTGCTAAGAATATGGCTTATAGGCAGGCTAAGGTATTATAGATTACATATTTCTGTTAGCACATCATAGCATAGTTTGACAAGCCTTGTTAAGCGAACTGTTTGCCCACATGTCATCTAACATAAACTCTCCCTGAACCAGGATGGTTTTTACAATCCACCTCAGAGCTCTGCAAAAATGACTTGATAGCAAAGAAGACCTTCCACCTGACCTCACATGTTCACAACATGGCATCATTTGTATGAAACATTGTGTACTAATttgaaaataaatttatattataaATTTTGTCTCAGTTATTTGACAACACTTATTAATGAAAGAGTTTTGAGAATGCAGTTTGCACTAGGTTAAGTCCATATTtgcttttgtcatttttgtttttcaaaaacactctttacattaaaacatgtttgacAGGCTCCACTGGTTTAATAACAAGCTAAAGTTTCAGTTTATGAACTTTACATAGTTCAtctgcttcttttcttcctctgcTCATGCTTCATGTTTAAAATCACTCAGTTATGTGGGCATAATTAACGGTAACCTTTAATTTGATTCTCTTTACAAATCGGTCTGAACTTTGCTTATCATCACTACAGGTAcacataaaattgtattttatagattgttctcttttttaaaagataaatgAAGACATTAAGACACAaattaagacaaaaaaaaaaacttcttctcTTTAACCTTTGTCACACATTCTTGATGAGATTTTCCAAGATAAGGTGATGAGTTAGTTTTAAGAACAAGCAGGGGCCTGTGGATTCCTGGTGGTAGTGATTGATGACCTGACAGCTTTTTTCTGTTATGCTCTGTTTACATTGAGTACGTTTGAGCAGAAGTGAAGACTGAAAAGCCTAAAACCAACTGACACATATAGGTGGTTTAACACTCACGCAGACACTTTGTGTGGCAATCATAGAGTGCTTACTGCAGTCTCAATAATTAATTGTTATTTGGCATTTGCACAAAAGAAAACGTTACAGTTCTTGGCTTAAAATTTTGAAAGCAAGTCTTTGAAATCACAATCATCAATGTCAAGAAGCATCACTGCATGTGACTACAGGCTTACGTCACAGCAACATTGAATGTGAAAAATGATTCTCATTATATTTGTACCCAGTtaattgtgttattttatttctaaTCTATTTCTTCACCCACAAGGGTTACTGTTTTCCTGAAGAGAGGGAGTGTATTCGTTTCTCTTTGTTTGTTAGCAGTTCACAGTGTTCAAGCTATCATTTTAGAATATTGTGTGATGGTAGATACAATTAACAGCTCGAGCTGATTTAATTTAGGTAAAAACTGGATCAAGGTTACATTGAATTTGAAAATCAGGAAATATTTTACGTTACCCACAACTTTTTGTGGATTGCTGTTAGACTTCACAACAGTATGCTTGGTTTTATGGGACATGAACACTTACTGTAGGTTTGTAACTGTTTGACCTTCACTGTTAGCGTTGAAGGTCAAAGTTGATCTTGAATCTCTCGGAGAGAGCTGCACAAACACCATTTCTTGTTTTTCAGTACCGTGCCCTACAATGTAAAATAAAGCCATAATAAGCTGACGTCAGCATGCTGTAATGAAAACATCGACATTTTATTATattgttgtcttttgttttgttttgtttttttgatgatAGAATTGACAATAGGATTTTTCCCAGTGTTGTTTAACACAGCAAAATGCTGCACGtcaacagaaagaaacaatcaTTTAAGCTCATGCCAGCATGCATCAGAGATGACACAATGTGCCTTCAGTGTCACCCCCACACATACCTGACTGCTTAGAATTCACTGAATGTATATTCCCATCACCTGGCAGGAAGAACATTGACAACAAAAACTGTCTTTACTGGATCACATGTTTGACAGGCAGCACTGGTTGAAGTTAGAGGTTCACTTTCGGTTTTCAGTTTGCTTATCTGAGGTGCATAATCACTCACTTTCACTGATAAATACATAATATGAACAATGATAAGGTGACACAGTTAAGACTTGCTTATGTTGGTGTGCAGATCATTTTCTTAAGTTCTTTACATCTTCTTTGTGAATAAAACTTAATTTCACTTTGCAGATCAGTCTGACCTTTGCTCCTCATCACTACAGGCACATATAAAATAATgttacactgtttttttttcttttgtttatttcttttttctttttaacctttACTTTCAAAACCAGAACAAAAGTAGAACAAAACCCAATAAAGACCAGACgtgttttgtttagatggatggatttttcactttttcaacaTTTGGAGATGGTGGCACTGGTGCAGTGACAGCATGACGATGCAGAGGTTTTCACTGGGAGTGGAGACAAAGTTGGAGAGGCAAGGGTGAGATAGCTTGGACATGAGCAGAAGAGGGATAGTtaatatactggacaaagggtTTTGAaaatggagctgccaggcaggaggaaaagaagaacatcacagagaaaaatcatggatgtagtgaaggagtcCATGCAGAGGACTGGGTTAACAGTGATGCATGGGATAGGGTGAGATTGAGGCAGATAACCCGCCGTAGTGACCAGCAGAAATaataacaagaagaagaagaagacaaattCTTCATCATTCCTTTAGTTGCACATCCTGGATCCCAGATTGAATCAAGTTAAGCACATTCACACAACAATCCTTCATATATAGTACATACCTCACACAGGCTGTCTGTGTAGGTTCCCAGGTGTCACAGTCATAGTAATCTAAAGACCTTGGAGAGACAAGTGACTacacttctttaagtttcttgaagacgttcacttcttataaaaaaaaagccttttcagCTATAAAACCAAATGGCAGAGAGTCCCATATTCTTAACCCTAGTGGGAGTTGTCCCTTAAAAGGGTCCTTGACCCACTATTGACCATGTGcttcatcacatgagccaaggtgtgaaaaagagtatgggtcattatcagcagaggtcTCGGGTAAAACCATTGTGAGAGCCTGCCTCACCCTGAGATCAACTTCTGAAGCCATCTTGAGAGAAATAGAATGACAAATCGAACAACATGAGATCAGGTGATGAGAAGAAACTTAAAGAACTCCACTCGATTAGAAAAACTCTTAAAGT
Above is a window of Oreochromis niloticus isolate F11D_XX linkage group LG19, O_niloticus_UMD_NMBU, whole genome shotgun sequence DNA encoding:
- the LOC100705720 gene encoding cathepsin L1, which codes for MKLLLVVAAVLAVSSCASISLEDLEFHAWRLKFGKSYDSPSEESHRKQIWLTNRKHVLMHNILADQGFKSYRLGMTYFADMENEEYKKLVSRGCLGSFNASLPRRGSTFLRLPEGIDLPDAVDWREQGYVTGVKDQKQCGSCWAFSATGALEGQHFRKTGILVSLSEQQLVDCSGAYGNEGCNGGWMDSAFRYIEANGGIDTEASYPYEAEDWLCRYNPASVGATCSGYVDVNKYDEEALKEAVATIGPVSVAIDASHASFQFYTSGVYDEPGCSSIELDHGVLAVGYGTENGHDYWLVKNSWGRGWGEMGYIKMSRNKHNQCGIASAASYPLV